The window AAACTCATGTGATACACAATGCTACATGAGTGCAATTTTTCGGGTCTATTATTGTAAAAGAaagttttgtcttttatgttttgATCACCTTGAGGagatgttttctgttgatcagcgTAATGACATGCACTCTGAGTCAGTGTTGTTAAACAATAAACCATTAGGGGGTGAGTGCTTTTCCTATGTgcttaatttgacaaaaaaaaaaatactcgtAATACTTTTCCCAACAGTCCAATATTGAATCCACAAAGAgcaaattatattttcttatcAACCATCAAAACTTTATTGATTAGAAAGTAATAATTTGGATATTTTGCAAGTGACTTGGAAGAAAAGTTCCAGTATACACATTACATATCAATTCAGCAGAACAGGGATGCTAACAATGGAATGCAAGGTGTTGCAACAGTTGCACAATTTTATCAGAGGAtctctgtatatatatgtatatatttgtatatatcaTACAGATTACCACTGTGCTCTTGCTGACCAAGTCTCACTGAGACGAGCCTCCTCTGGGCAGTACTGTCCGTCTCACACTGTTCGGCCTGTTGGGGCCAAGTGTCCCTCCTCCTACCCCGGACGTGCGGAGTAGTGGCCCTGTGCTGACGGTAGGGCTGGGACAAGGAAGGGCACCATGTCATTATTCAGAATAAGGAGGGCTGTGAGCGTGGTGGTTGCCTGTTTCATGCCCTCATCCTACCCTCGCAAGCTCAGTCTTTCTTGGTCCTCTTGGCCTTGGCTATGTTTTCCTGACgtttctgctttttcttctgttccCGATCACGTGCCTCAATCATCTTGGCCAGTTTCCAGGACAGCAGCGCACTGGCAATGAAGAGAGGCGTCAGAGCCAGTATGACTGTGGTCAGGAAACCGTAGGGATCTTTGGCAGCCCACTCCACCACATATTCTGCCCAAGCCTGAATGTCAATCATCCTGCTCAACAATGATGAAGCTGATCAAACCTGAGAGTGGGCACAAGGAAAGAAAGCAGTGAATAGCCAGAGCTGTGTGATAGGAAAGAAACAAGAGTCTGCAGTCATGCTAGCGGCTCAGTGAGGCTGTGCTAAAGTACAGCTgtgctttgagttaaatgttAACGTGAACATGCTGATGTCTAGCAGGTACAATGttcactatcttagtttagcatgtgaGCATGCTAATATTGGCTttttagcactaaacacaaagtacaggtGAGGCTGATATgcatgtcattagttttgcaggtgtttggtcATTAACCAAGGTATTGAACAAATTggaattttgacctgatggtggtgctagaggaaaagtcaggtgatcacaAAACTGATTAGGACTCATCAATTAGGGACCTAGGATGGCTAACATGGCTAAAGTAAATGTAGCAAgtgcagaaaaacaaagcagtgaagAGCTAAAGCTGTATGCAATAAAGTTAATAATAACTAAAGGATCCTCTCCCAATACTGATGTTACTGAGTGGGCTACGTGGATTACAGCGTATGTACATCCATAATcatatcatttatatatatatatatatatatatatataccatgCCATGATGTCATACATTTTCTGGATAATAGCCTAACTGGAGAAACTGTTAATGGATACATGGTTGTAAAATAACCAGACTAGCGATagaatgattagtcaattagttgactgacagaaaatttatTGTCAACAATTTCGATAAACCAATCATTGTTCAAGTCATTTAACAAGGAGAGAGACCAAACATTTGCCAGTTCGAGATTCTCAAACGTGAGGCTTAGTTGttcttctctcttttatatcattgtaaaatctttggggttttggactgctggttgCACATAGTAATCAATCTGACAACATTAAATTGGGCTCTGCAAACCTGTGATGGatgttttccactgttttctaacattttagaaaactaaatgattaattgagaagaCTTACAGATCACACAAATTGATCAATATAATAGttacttgcagccctaaaccagacacacacaacctttCTGGCAAATTAAATACCTGACAAATTATTGCATTTTCTCACACTGATGccagaagaaaacaacataaaaatccAACATTGCCATAGAGTCATCCTGCTCATTTATTTGCAAAATTGCCCAAAATGATCTAATACACTCAGAGATATTAAAAGAATAGCAACCATTGAATAAACGGTATGGCAAAGTCTCTGACAGTCAGCTATATTATAGTCTGGGTATATTTAATCATATTTCCAATCCAAACTGATATTCACAAGGACAATTGCTCAGTTGCTCATCACATTGAACTGCACTGTAACAGGGAGTTAAACTTAACTCATGTATGAAGTTTCTCAATCATCTAGGTCAAAGAATACCCATCACTGGTATGTAGAAGGCTACTGGACTTATTGTAATATTGGAGGTTTTCCAACACTGATGAAAAACTGATGAAGCATCTTGGATGAGTCATAAAACATCCTCAAAACCTTTTAAGAGTGTAATGGAGAGTCTGAGGAAAGTCCCGCTACTTTGcctaaaaaaaaactcttggtGTGATATTAGGCATCGAACAGGGGCAAACATTTTGAGATGGTCCTCTCAAGTATTTCAGAGCTCAGTCTGGAAAAAAATAGGCTACCTAACTGAGTTTTGTACAATTTGTCATAACAGTGTCAAAACCAACAATATTACGATGTTAGATTATACATCATATCTATCTAGTGCCAAGTCCAGTGATTATACAAACAAAGATATCAGCTGGGCTTGTAAATAGCTTTAATTCATTCCAGACTGTGGTGCTAATTAAATGAACTTGTAGCTAATCTAACGTAGACACCATATAACTCAGAGGGAGTACACTATATCTTTACAACGGGATTTCGTCTTAAGTCAGTTATCAAAACTTTGTCTAGACGCATCACTTTTATGACGAATCGAGCCACCAATGTGGTTTCGTTGAGTCATGTGAAGTAATCGTAACTTGTTGAGCGCTCCGACCAATCACTCCCTCACACAACCGCTAACTGTTAATGACCCGACACGTAGCTAACTAGCTTACATTAGCATCCAGAAACAAACCCGTAACAAACCCTCTACTCTGCCGTCACTAACCTACAGTCAAGTTTAGTTGCTCCTCGCCTGCCGTTAATATTACATCAGAATATTTAAGATGAACATGTAAGATTTAGCTACATTTCTACTAACGTTAGCACCGCTAGCTAACCCGCCCATCCATAACGGCCTAACTTTGAGCAGCAAGACCACTGGCTCCCGGCTCGGACAATGCATGTGAATCTGACGAACCAACGAATCTATATTCCTCAATGGTtagttaagataaaaaaaaacgaACTAAATACAGCATAAACTTACCAAAAAATGTAGTGATTTTTGTTTATGCCCACGATAATCAGCCGCAGCTCCTCCCTGTTCCGGGAAGTATGACTGGTGTGGCCCGGACAAGCTGCTCGCTCACGATTGGCTATCACGCTTTCCTTTGAAGATGGGAATTGCAGTCCTTTAGCCAGAAACAGGGCTGATGAACACGTCAAAACACAGGAACTGcaataaaagcattttaaattaaagcGCACGGAGTGTCTACCTTTGGTGAGTTTGACATAGTCTCAGAGATTAACTGTTTAGACATTAGACAATGTATAAAAGCCTACTTAGGACTGTTATTTATAAGAATCACAAGGCCCTGTGTGATTCATACTCTTTAGCAATGTGCCATATTTCCTGTAAACACTgcaatttaaaaattaattattaatacaaTAAGTAGATGTGCTGATGAGTGGGTGACACTTACAGTAATAATCATATACAGAGAGGTAATATATAGCCTACAGAGGGGCAACAACACCATTTTTAATATGAATGCTGTTCTCATTATTCTTTCATtcttaaaaaagtaatttaggAACAGGAACATGTGGCATAATGTGAGTTGAAATAATGTAGGCGGGGGTGGCATATACTCTGAATTACTCTGAAATCAAAGCCTTATTGATTTATTACAGGTGcagaatttaaaatgtgaatttcaCTGACATGAAATCAAACATGAGTGTTGAGATGTGTTTAATATGTTAAGATCCGTTTTGATACTAAGAAGAGAACAGTCCTGTTACCAGGCAGCTGCTGGTTCAAATCCCCAGATTGTCTGTAAAAGTTTGGGTATGTCTATCTGAGATAGATAGATCTTGTCTATCTGCATTCTGTAGGGGTTCTTTATAGAAAGATATGCATATGTGTAACAAAAACATGCCATAAGAGTGTCGGCTCAGCATTGAATAGTGATATAGACAAATATTACATAGACATGAACAATGCAAACCCCTTGGAACACATATAGTCAACTTTGTGACAGGATAAAGAAACATATGACTCCTAGCTGTCGTAGAAACTTCTGATCATGTGTAAAACCGCTGTACCTGAACTACAAAGTAAATGATAAGGCAATAACTTcactctgtaaaaaaaataaataaataaagccaaAGGCTCCACTGGCTCTCTGAGAAAGATGACTAACATAACAAAGGAGGACCTGCTGGCTTTGTGAACTTCCTGTGGGGAAGTATTGAAACCAAATCAGGTTAGGCCACATCTGCTCTGTCCATACGGCATGGATCACTTTCAGAGCAGTTCAAAGGCCAGCCTTTTAGTCCTactcacagaggaagaagaggggcAGCTGGGAACACATGCAGAGGACAGACAcattgcaaacacacattctGGTTTACCAGCATAGTTTAGGCCAAGTTTTATAGacaatttagaaaaaaacatccacaatcTGGtcgctttttttttctgaaatggtTATAATTATTAGTTCCTGCATGTCTCATCAGGCAGGGAGATCCAGGGGGTGGGCAATGCATCCACACCCTAACCCCTGATGACTATTTTACTCCTACAGACGTTGCCCCCCCTTCTTGAAACAGCTACAGTATGCAGCTAACATTATCAACAGACAGGAAGGGGGACCATAAAATGACTGCACCACAATTTATAGTTAACCAGCTCCACTATGGTGTGTGTCATAACCGTTGCGAGAAAAACCACTGGTCTGGTCAGACCTTGAGGAATTTCCAACATCCTttg is drawn from Thunnus albacares chromosome 2, fThuAlb1.1, whole genome shotgun sequence and contains these coding sequences:
- the smim15 gene encoding small integral membrane protein 15, giving the protein MIDIQAWAEYVVEWAAKDPYGFLTTVILALTPLFIASALLSWKLAKMIEARDREQKKKQKRQENIAKAKRTKKD